A stretch of the Enterobacter mori genome encodes the following:
- the grxC gene encoding glutaredoxin 3 encodes MANIEIYTKATCPFCHRAKALLNSKGVTFQELPIDGDAIKREEMIQRSGRTTVPQIFIDAQHIGGCDDLYALDARGGLDPLLS; translated from the coding sequence ATGGCCAATATTGAGATCTACACCAAAGCAACGTGCCCGTTCTGCCACCGTGCGAAAGCACTGCTGAACAGCAAAGGCGTAACGTTCCAGGAACTGCCGATCGATGGTGACGCGATTAAACGCGAAGAGATGATCCAACGCAGTGGTCGCACGACGGTTCCGCAGATTTTCATTGATGCGCAGCACATTGGTGGCTGTGATGACTTGTATGCGCTCGACGCCCGTGGTGGACTCGATCCGCTGCTGAGCTAA
- the gpmM gene encoding 2,3-bisphosphoglycerate-independent phosphoglycerate mutase, with translation MSVSKKPMVLVILDGYGYREDSQDNAIFNAKTPVMDALWAKRPHTLIDASGLEVGLPDRQMGNSEVGHVNLGAGRIVYQDLTRLDVEIKERTFFSNPTLAGAVDKAVAAGKAVHIMGLLSAGGVHSHEDHIMAMVELAAERGAEKIYLHAFLDGRDTPPRSAKGSLQAFEEKFAALGKGRVASIIGRYYAMDRDNRWDRVEQAYDLMTLAKGEFQFATAVEALEAAYARDENDEFVKASVIRAEGQADAAMEDGDALIFMNFRADRAREITRAFVNSDFDGFARKKVVKLDFIQLTEYAADIKAPCAYPPASLANTFGEWMAKNDKTQLRISETEKYAHVTFFFNGGVEEPFKGEDRILINSPKVATYDLQPEMSSAELTEKLVAAIKSGQYDTIICNYPNGDMVGHTGVMEAAVKAVEALDNCVEQVAKAVESVGGQLLITADHGNAEQMRDPATGQAHTAHTNLPVPLIYVGDKSLKAVEGGKLSDIAPTMLTLMGMPIPEEMTGKPLFIVE, from the coding sequence ATGTCGGTTTCTAAAAAACCTATGGTACTGGTGATTCTGGATGGCTATGGCTACCGTGAAGACAGCCAGGATAACGCTATTTTCAACGCCAAAACGCCCGTTATGGACGCACTGTGGGCGAAACGTCCCCATACCCTGATTGACGCGTCTGGTCTGGAAGTGGGTCTGCCGGACCGCCAGATGGGCAACTCCGAAGTGGGTCACGTTAACCTGGGCGCGGGTCGTATCGTGTATCAGGACCTGACGCGTCTGGACGTTGAAATCAAAGAACGCACCTTCTTCTCCAACCCAACGCTCGCAGGTGCGGTAGATAAAGCCGTTGCCGCAGGTAAAGCCGTGCACATTATGGGTCTGCTCTCTGCAGGCGGCGTGCACAGCCACGAAGATCACATCATGGCGATGGTTGAACTGGCCGCCGAGCGCGGTGCGGAAAAAATCTATCTGCACGCGTTCCTTGATGGCCGCGATACGCCGCCACGCAGCGCAAAAGGCTCTCTGCAAGCCTTCGAGGAGAAATTCGCCGCGCTGGGCAAAGGCCGCGTGGCGTCCATCATTGGTCGTTACTACGCGATGGACCGCGACAACCGTTGGGATCGCGTGGAACAGGCCTATGACCTGATGACCCTGGCAAAAGGTGAATTCCAGTTCGCAACTGCCGTTGAAGCACTGGAAGCCGCTTACGCACGCGATGAAAACGACGAATTCGTGAAAGCATCGGTCATTCGCGCTGAAGGCCAGGCTGATGCCGCCATGGAAGATGGCGACGCGCTGATCTTCATGAACTTCCGCGCTGACCGTGCGCGCGAAATCACCCGTGCATTCGTGAACAGCGACTTCGACGGTTTCGCCCGTAAGAAAGTGGTGAAACTGGACTTCATCCAGCTCACTGAATACGCCGCAGACATCAAAGCGCCTTGTGCGTATCCGCCAGCATCTCTGGCAAACACCTTCGGCGAGTGGATGGCGAAGAACGATAAAACGCAGCTGCGTATCTCTGAAACCGAAAAATACGCGCACGTGACCTTCTTCTTTAACGGCGGCGTTGAAGAGCCGTTCAAAGGTGAAGACCGCATTCTGATCAACTCGCCGAAAGTCGCGACCTACGATCTGCAGCCAGAGATGAGCTCTGCAGAATTGACTGAAAAACTGGTTGCGGCCATCAAGAGCGGTCAGTACGACACCATCATCTGTAACTACCCGAATGGTGACATGGTAGGCCATACCGGCGTGATGGAAGCAGCGGTAAAAGCGGTTGAAGCGCTGGACAACTGTGTTGAGCAGGTAGCAAAAGCGGTTGAATCTGTTGGCGGCCAGCTGTTGATCACCGCTGACCACGGCAACGCAGAGCAAATGCGCGACCCGGCGACCGGCCAGGCACACACCGCGCACACTAACCTGCCTGTTCCGCTGATTTATGTGGGTGATAAATCACTGAAAGCAGTGGAAGGCGGCAAGCTTTCCGACATCGCGCCAACCATGTTGACGCTGATGGGCATGCCGATCCCTGAAGAGATGACTGGTAAGCCGCTGTTCATCGTGGAATAA
- the secB gene encoding protein-export chaperone SecB, whose product MSEQNNTEMTFQIQRIYTKDVSFEAPNAPHVFQKDWQPEVKLDLDTASTQLADDVYEVVLRVTVTASLGEETAFLCEVQQGGIFSIGGIEGNQMAHCLGAYCPNILFPYARECITSLVSRGTFPQLNLAPVNFDALFMNYLQQQAGEGAEQHQDA is encoded by the coding sequence ATGTCAGAACAAAACAACACTGAAATGACTTTCCAGATCCAGCGCATCTACACCAAAGATGTCTCTTTCGAAGCGCCAAATGCGCCACACGTTTTCCAGAAAGATTGGCAGCCAGAGGTTAAACTTGATCTTGATACCGCATCCACCCAACTGGCGGATGATGTGTATGAAGTTGTACTGCGTGTGACCGTAACCGCATCTCTGGGCGAAGAAACAGCGTTCCTGTGTGAAGTACAGCAGGGCGGCATCTTCTCCATTGGCGGTATCGAAGGCAACCAGATGGCACATTGCCTGGGTGCATACTGCCCGAACATCCTGTTCCCGTATGCTCGCGAATGCATCACCAGCCTGGTCTCTCGCGGTACATTCCCGCAACTGAACCTTGCGCCAGTTAACTTTGATGCGCTGTTCATGAACTATCTGCAGCAGCAGGCTGGCGAAGGTGCCGAACAACATCAGGATGCCTGA
- the gpsA gene encoding NAD(P)H-dependent glycerol-3-phosphate dehydrogenase, translating into MSTVNASMIVIGAGSYGTALAITLARNGHDVVLWGHDPKHIATLQHDRCNVAFLPDVPFPESLHLESDLATALAASRNILIVVPSHVFGEVLRQIKPLMRPDARIVWATKGLEAETGRLLQDVAREALGDDIPLAVISGPTFAKELAAGLPTAISLASTDQAFSDDLQQLLHCGKSFRVYSNPDFIGVQLGGAVKNVIAIGAGMSDGIGFGANARTALITRGLTEMSRLGAALGADPATFMGMAGLGDLVLTCTDNQSRNRRFGMMLGQGSDVKSAQEKIGQVVEGYRNTKEVRELAHRFGVEMPITEEIYQVLYCGKNAREAALTLLGRARKDERSSN; encoded by the coding sequence ATGAGCACTGTTAATGCGTCAATGATTGTGATCGGTGCCGGCTCTTACGGCACCGCTCTTGCCATCACGCTGGCAAGAAATGGTCACGACGTGGTCCTGTGGGGCCACGATCCCAAACATATCGCGACGTTGCAACACGACCGCTGCAACGTGGCGTTTCTCCCGGACGTTCCGTTCCCTGAATCCCTGCACCTGGAAAGCGACCTCGCGACCGCGCTGGCGGCCAGCCGCAACATTCTGATTGTGGTGCCGAGCCATGTGTTTGGCGAAGTTCTGCGTCAGATCAAGCCGCTGATGCGCCCGGATGCACGCATTGTCTGGGCGACAAAAGGGCTGGAAGCGGAAACCGGACGCCTGCTGCAGGACGTTGCCCGCGAAGCGCTGGGCGATGATATCCCGCTTGCGGTGATTTCCGGACCGACGTTTGCCAAAGAGCTTGCTGCTGGCCTGCCGACAGCGATTTCACTGGCATCCACTGACCAGGCCTTCTCTGACGATCTCCAGCAACTGCTGCACTGCGGCAAGAGCTTCCGCGTCTACAGTAACCCCGATTTCATCGGTGTACAGCTGGGCGGCGCGGTGAAGAACGTGATTGCCATCGGTGCCGGGATGTCCGACGGTATCGGTTTTGGTGCGAACGCACGTACTGCGCTGATCACCCGAGGCCTGACCGAAATGTCCCGCCTGGGCGCAGCGCTGGGTGCCGATCCCGCCACCTTTATGGGCATGGCGGGCCTGGGCGACCTGGTGCTGACCTGTACCGATAACCAGTCTCGTAACCGTCGCTTCGGCATGATGCTCGGTCAGGGCAGCGATGTAAAAAGCGCGCAGGAGAAGATTGGTCAGGTGGTTGAAGGCTACCGCAATACCAAAGAAGTCCGCGAGTTGGCGCACCGTTTCGGTGTCGAAATGCCAATAACCGAGGAAATTTATCAGGTATTGTATTGCGGAAAAAATGCGCGCGAGGCAGCATTGACCTTATTAGGTCGTGCGCGCAAGGACGAGCGCAGCAGTAACTAG
- the ppiC gene encoding peptidylprolyl isomerase PpiC, with protein MAKTAAALHILVKEEKLAQDLLEQIKNGADFGKLAKKHSICPSGKRGGDLGEFRQGQMVPAFDKVVFSCPVLEPTGPLHTQFGYHIIKVLYRN; from the coding sequence ATGGCAAAAACAGCAGCAGCACTGCATATCCTTGTTAAAGAAGAGAAACTGGCACAGGATCTTCTGGAACAGATTAAAAACGGCGCCGACTTCGGCAAGCTGGCGAAGAAGCACTCTATCTGTCCGTCAGGTAAACGTGGCGGTGACCTGGGTGAATTCCGCCAGGGCCAGATGGTTCCGGCATTCGATAAAGTGGTCTTCTCTTGCCCGGTACTGGAGCCAACCGGTCCCCTGCACACGCAGTTCGGATACCACATTATCAAAGTGTTATACCGCAACTAA
- a CDS encoding rhodanese-like domain-containing protein: MQEIMQFVSRHPVLSIAWIGLLVAVLFTTFKGLTSKIKVITRGEATRLINKEDAVVVDLRQRDDFRKGHIAGSINLLPAEIKANNIGELEKHKAQPIIVVDGTGMQAQESANALHKAGFENVTVLKEGISGWSGENLPLVRGK, encoded by the coding sequence ATGCAAGAAATTATGCAATTCGTTAGCCGCCACCCGGTTCTGAGCATCGCGTGGATTGGCCTGCTGGTCGCTGTGCTGTTCACCACCTTTAAGGGACTGACGTCTAAAATTAAGGTGATCACCCGCGGTGAAGCGACACGTCTGATCAACAAAGAAGACGCCGTCGTCGTCGATTTGCGTCAGCGCGACGATTTCCGCAAAGGTCACATTGCAGGCTCTATTAACCTGCTGCCTGCTGAAATCAAAGCGAACAACATTGGTGAGCTGGAAAAACATAAAGCCCAGCCGATCATCGTTGTTGACGGCACCGGCATGCAGGCGCAGGAATCTGCCAACGCACTGCATAAAGCAGGCTTCGAAAACGTAACGGTACTGAAAGAAGGTATTTCCGGCTGGAGCGGGGAAAATCTTCCTTTAGTTCGCGGTAAATAA
- the cysE gene encoding serine O-acetyltransferase — MPCEELDIVWNNIKAEARALADCEPMLASFYHATLLKHEDLGSALSYMLANKLASSIMPAIAIREVVEEAYAADPEMIASAACDIQAVRTRDPAVDKYSTPLLYLKGFHALQAYRIGHWLWNEGRRALAIFLQNQVSVTFQVDIHPAAKIGRGIMLDHATGIVVGETAVIEDDVSILQSVTLGGTGKTSGDRHPKIREGVMIGAGAKILGNIEVGRGAKIGAGSVVLQPVPPHTTAAGVPARIVGKPDSDKPSMDMDQHFNGIHHTFEYGDGI, encoded by the coding sequence ATGCCGTGTGAAGAACTGGATATCGTCTGGAACAATATAAAAGCCGAAGCCCGGGCTTTGGCCGACTGCGAGCCTATGCTGGCCAGTTTCTACCACGCGACGCTACTCAAGCACGAAGACCTCGGCAGCGCCCTGAGCTATATGCTCGCCAATAAACTGGCTTCCTCCATCATGCCTGCTATCGCTATTCGTGAAGTGGTGGAAGAGGCATATGCCGCTGACCCGGAGATGATCGCCTCTGCCGCCTGTGATATCCAGGCCGTGCGCACGCGTGACCCCGCGGTCGATAAATACTCCACGCCGCTGCTGTATCTGAAGGGCTTCCACGCGCTTCAGGCTTATCGCATCGGCCACTGGTTATGGAATGAAGGCCGCCGGGCGCTGGCTATCTTCCTGCAAAATCAGGTCTCCGTGACCTTCCAGGTGGATATTCACCCTGCGGCGAAAATTGGTCGTGGCATCATGCTCGACCACGCCACCGGCATTGTTGTCGGCGAAACGGCGGTGATTGAAGATGATGTCTCGATCCTGCAGTCGGTCACCCTGGGCGGTACCGGTAAAACCAGCGGCGATCGCCATCCGAAGATCCGTGAAGGGGTGATGATTGGCGCGGGAGCGAAGATCCTCGGTAATATCGAAGTGGGACGTGGGGCCAAAATAGGAGCGGGCTCAGTTGTGCTGCAGCCTGTTCCGCCGCACACCACCGCCGCTGGGGTACCGGCTCGCATTGTCGGTAAACCGGACAGCGATAAACCGTCGATGGATATGGATCAGCACTTCAACGGCATTCATCATACGTTCGAGTATGGCGACGGTATTTAG